GATTGCGGTCATACCACGAGGTATAAAGTTCCGTGTGCAATTGCTTGGGGCCGAAGCACGTGGCTACCTGTGCGAAAACTATGGCGCGGCGCTTGAGCTGCCAGAGCGAGGCCCAGTTGGTGCCAACGGCTATGCCAATGATCGTGATTTCCTATACCCAACTGCATGGTTTGAAGACGTCGAATCCGAACACCAGTTGATAACCAAGTTCTGTGGCCTTTGTTACCACAGTAAGCTGAGTTATTCACCCTTTGACGTGGTCGCTTGGACCGGTAACAGTGCACCATACAAATACGATCTTGCGCGATTTAACGTCATCAATACGGTTAGCTTCGATCATCCAGATCCATCCATCTTTACCGTGTTAACCTCACCGAGCGAAACCAACGGTTGGGCCAACCTCGACTTTGTTATATTTCCACCTCGATGGATGGTAGCTGAAAACAGCTTTCGCCCTCCTTGGTACCATCGTAATGTAATGAGCGAGTTTATGGGATTAATTGAGGGCAGTTACGATGCAAAGCAGCATGGCTTCAGTCCTGGAGGAATGAGCCTTCATAATTGCATGACCCCGCACGGGCCCGAAGCAGAAGTTTTTGCTAAGGCCAGTACGATGGATCTAGCGCCACAACGTTATCAAGACACCATGGCATTTATGTTCGAGTCACGCTACGTGATTAAACCCACCACCACAGCGTTGCATGCCACCGAGCGTCAATTGAATTACGCCAATTGTTGGCAAAATATCGAAAAGCTATTCAAAGATAGTCAATAACGATTTGGCATGAATCGGCCTCAGCCTTGGTGTTAAGTAGTGGACTATAACGACTTTACTAAACAAGCCAGTCGAGAAACAACAGTTAGCAGCCCAAGCCAGCACATATGCGTAACTTAGTTGCCTTAGTGCGAGTAATTTAGGCACACCGTAAATTGCAATACCCTTTCATATCAGTTACATAATTGTAACAACCGGAGGGAACCGCAATGAGATCTTGGGCATTAGGTGTCGTGTTGATAGCAGTCACTGCTACAACGTACGCACAAAACAGCTACCCGAAATACTATAACAACGTTGACCATATGCCAGCGTATCAACAAGCACTAGTTAAAGAGGATTGGTATCTACCTACCGCTCAGCAGCGTGCATTGGTTGCTGGACTGCTTAGTACAGACTTAGTCCGTCCGGAGTATCAATGGAAGGTACAGCAGATGGTTTACGACCCAAATTTTTACGAGGGGATCAGGCGGGTCGGTAGCGAAGTAGCCTGTTTGATATTCCGCTATAGCAAGCGTTATTACGAACGAACAACCTGCAACAGTTCGACCACATCAAAAAAAATCGAGGCCGCCCCATTCATTGATAAAGACAATCAGTTTTTTGCCAAGCCACTGATAATCGAGTCGCCAACCAAACTAAGTGGCAATGAGGATCTGCGCTACCAATTTTGGATACCTGCCGGTAATGCCTACGCACAATCAAAGCGTCACTACCCGGTGCAACGGCTTGGCCACGATTACAAAAACGCCAACCCAGACGATCTTGTACTAACAACCTTCGTCACTATTTATGAAAAAAAAGACAACACATGGCGCAAGTTTAAACTTTCCAATCAGCCAATAACGATGGTGCTTAAGATTCCGTCGATCGACAAGATCGCAAAGAATAAAACAGCACAACAGGCCTTTAGACAAACAGAACACTCTGTTCGCATTTTGGACTATAGAGAATAATGCAAGGTGGTTGGTAACAGCACTCATGAGTACTGTCCCAAATATCAAATTTACTGAGCAGAACAGCGTTGCTTCGCCGCAAAATAACTTACAGTTTAGTTATGGTAAATTAACGCGGTTATGAGGCGATGTTAGACGA
The genomic region above belongs to Ferrimonas lipolytica and contains:
- the hmgA gene encoding homogentisate 1,2-dioxygenase is translated as MSHHQFNYLTGFGNEHQTEALPGALPQGQFSPQRCPYDLYAEQLSSTAFTAPRSANRRTWTYRIRPSVAQAANYRPLSLPLLETAPIATSTPPDPMRWDPLPMPTKATSFIEGLVTIAVNGSAESQHGLAIHYYRANRSMNSQLFNCADGELLLVPQLGELQLDTELGQLSLAAGEIAVIPRGIKFRVQLLGAEARGYLCENYGAALELPERGPVGANGYANDRDFLYPTAWFEDVESEHQLITKFCGLCYHSKLSYSPFDVVAWTGNSAPYKYDLARFNVINTVSFDHPDPSIFTVLTSPSETNGWANLDFVIFPPRWMVAENSFRPPWYHRNVMSEFMGLIEGSYDAKQHGFSPGGMSLHNCMTPHGPEAEVFAKASTMDLAPQRYQDTMAFMFESRYVIKPTTTALHATERQLNYANCWQNIEKLFKDSQ